A genomic segment from Spinacia oleracea cultivar Varoflay chromosome 3, BTI_SOV_V1, whole genome shotgun sequence encodes:
- the LOC130469759 gene encoding uncharacterized protein has protein sequence MKKQDEVRRFIQKFDVELVGLLEHKVKGANLGKLYQRVFTGWCFTGNVSFHKGGRIVVAWKLGSFTVSVVAVTAQLIHCHVTPISGKNGFYCTFVYAFNDSKQRIELWRDLKVLNTQDPWIMCGDFNCVMASDERIGAPVRQAEITDINNCMHVCSMEDVKSVGNMFTWNNKQQGSARVFSKLDRVLANPAWQSEYVDAGVYPRSAGGRKPFRYFTMWKSAPTYNTIIQDVWREQLPGSKMYVLVTKSKKVKVVLKELNKKGFADIQAAEIKAHQAMLEAQQAMHSNPANQQLVDLELDAIKEYKLHHQVYMDFLKQKAKLDWIKAGDENTSLFHQSIKARNVQNHVYSIHDIYAWKMARYSRASPLITEHHRTLLNAPYTREEVKNALFSILGTKAPGPDDFGSFFYKDSWHIVGDEVIDAVLDVLNSGKLLKEINHIVITLIPKTKCPKNVSEFRPISCCNTLYKCVTKVMCGRLRQVLQDLILENQGGFVHGRYIAHNIMVVQDLVRHYGRKSVKPSCLLKVDLQKAYDTVDWCFLKEMLEILGFPTTFTELVMTCVTTPMFSLMINGTMHGFFKSKRGLRQGDPMSPLLGISFHLFLAPLALFSKTSGLMANKSKSAIYCHGMPECDVKRVVDASDFTRSTLPFKYLGVPICSKRISASQCDVLVDKMTARIKMWSTRNLSYTTRMQLVNSVLLSLHMYWAQIFILPKSVLHDIAKICRAFLWSGRAYSSKPSSVAWDRVCSPKQVGGLGFRDVITWNIASLGKYVWAITTKQDNIWIKWINSVYIKDGDVWEYQPSASASWYWKRICATRDQLKQVFSYVEFRNMAQYSVKQVYNKLVGDKPHVQWDKVVWNRLNVPKHRFICWLAVQNRLQTTAKLAKIGVSSSADCLICKQAAEVHEHLFFSCQYNQLCFQDLAIWLNIRSTNTGLQNVINIIKRGKHSKFRNQVCYAGVAALVYLIWKSRNQSFWEGSVPTVNSVMSNLKRIVKDRIKSVMCKKFVVVCVHLCVRWLSCIDVGW, from the exons ATGAAGAAACAGGATGAAGTGAGAAGGTTCATTCAGAAGTTTGATGTTGAGTTGGTTGGGCTCCTTGAGCATAAGGTGAAGGGTGCTAATCTTGGCAAGCTTTACCAAAGAGTATTTACAGGCTGGTGTTTTACAGGAAATGTTAGTTTTCACAAGGGAGGAAGAATAGTGGTAGCTTGGAAACTTGGAAGTTTTACTGTGAGTGTTGTAGCTGTTACAGCTCAGTTGATACATTGTCATGTCACCCCTATTAGTGGTAAAAATGGCTTCTATTGCACCTTTGTATATGCATTTAATGACAGCAAGCAGAGAATTGAGCTATGGAGAGACTTGAAGGTGTTAAACACACAGGATCCTTGGATTATGTGTGGAGACTTCAATTGTGTTATGGCTAGTGATGAGAGAATAGGTGCACCTGTCAGGCAAGCTGAAATCACTGATATTAATAATTGTATGCATGTTTGTAGTATGGAAGATGTGAAGAGTGTAGGGAACATGTTCACTTGGAATAACAAACAGCAGGGTTCTGCTAGGGTGTTTTCTAAGTTGGATAGGGTATTAGCTAATCCAGCATGGCAGAGTGAGTATGTTGACGCAGGAG TTTATCCAAGATCTGCAGGAGGGAGGAAGCCATTTAGATACTTTACAATGTGGAAGTCAGCTCCTACTTATAATACCATCATTCAGGATGTATGGAGGGAGCAATTACCTGGAAGTAAGATGTATGTCTTAGTGACTAAATCGAAGAAGGTGAAAGTTGTTCTGAAAGAGCTCAATAAGAAGGGTTTTGCTGACATTCAGGCTGCTGAAATTAAAGCTCATCAGGCAATGTTAGAAGCTCAGCAAGCCATGCACTCAAATCCTGCAAATCAACAGCTAGTTGATCTAGAGTTAGATGCCATCAAGGAATACAAATTGCATCATCAAGTGTATATGGACTTTTTGAAGCAAAAAGCCAAGCTGGATTGGATCAAAGCTGGTGATGAGAACACTTCTTTATTCCATCAGAGTATCAAGGCCAGAAATGTTCAGAATCATGTTTACAGCATTCATGATATATATGCATGGAAAATGGCAAGATACTCCAGA gctAGTCCATTGATTACTGAACATCACAGAACTCTCCTCAATGCACCTTACACTAGAGAGGAAGTGAAGAATGCTCTATTCTCCATTCTTGGAACTAAAGCTCCTGGACCAGATGACTTTGGTTCTTTCTTCTATAAGGATTCTTGGCATATAGTGGGAGATGAGGTAATTGATGCAGTTCTTGATGTGCTGAATAGTGGTAAGCTTTTGAAGGAGATTAATCATATAGTCATCACTTTAATTCCTAAAACAAAATGCCCCAAAAATGTTAGTGAATTTAGACCTATCTCATGCTGTAATACACTTTACAAATGTGTTACTAAGGTGATGTGTGGTAGGTTAAGACAGGTGTTGCAAGATTTGATTCTTGAGAATCAAGGGGGGTTTGTGCATGGAAGATATATTGCTCATAACATCATGGTAGTGCAGGATTTAGTAAGGCATTATGGAAGGAAATCTGTTAAGCCTAGTTGCCTGTTAAAAGTGGATTTACAAAAGGCTTATGATACAGTAGATTGGTGTTTCCTGAAGGAGATGTTGGAAATTTTAGGATTCCCTACTACTTTTACGGAGTTAGTGATGACCTGTGTTACAACCCCTATGTTTTCTCTCATGATAAATGGGACTATGCATGGGTTTTTCAAGTCTAAAAGGGGTttgagacaaggtgatcccatGTCACCTTTGCT AGGAATATCCTTCCATTTATTCCTTGCTCCACTTGCTTTATTTTCCAAGACTTCTGGTCTGATGGCTAACAAGAGTAAGTCTGCTATTTATTGCCATGGCATGCCTGAGTGTGATGTGAAAAGAGTAGTGGATGCATCTGATTTTACTAGGAGTACTTTGCCTTTCAAGTACCTAGGAGTGCCAATATGTTCTAAAAGGATCTCTGCAAGTCAGTGTGATGTATTGGTGGACAAGATGACAGCAAGGATTAAAATGTGGAGCACTAGGAATTTGTCCTACACTACTAGAATGCAACTGGTAAATTCAGTTCTTTTAAGCCTGCATATGTACTGGGCTCAGATTTTCATCCTTCCTAAGAGTGTTCTGCATGATATTGCTAAGATCTGTAGAGCATTCTTATGGAGTGGGCGGGCATATAGTTCTAAGCCAAGCTCTGTTGCCTGGGATAGAGTTTGTTCACCTAAACAGGTTGGTGGTTTGGGTTTTAGGGATGTGATCACTTGGAACATTGCTAGTTTGGGGAAATATGTGTGGGCTATCACCACTAAGCAGGATAACATTTGGATTAAGTGGATTAATTCAGTTTACATCAAAGATGGGGACGTGTGGGAGTACCAACCAAGTGCCTCTGCAAGTTGGTACTGGAAAAGGATATGTGCAACAAGAGATCAACTGAAACAAGTTTTTTCCTATGTTGAATTCAGGAATATGGCTCAATATTCTGTCAAGCAGGTTTACAACAAGTTAGTGGGTGATAAACCTCATGTTCAATGGGATAAGGTGGTTTGGAACAGATTGAATGTGCCAAAGCATAGGTTTATATGCTGGCTTGCAGTGCAGAATAGGTTACAAACTACAGCCAAGTTAGCAAAAATAGGGGTGAGCTCCTCTGCTGATTGTTTAATTTGTAAGCAAGCTGCTGAAGTTCATGAGCATCTGTTCTTCAGCTGTCAGTACAACCAATTGTGTTTTCAAGATCTGGCTATATGGCTTAACATTAGAAGCACCAATACAGGTCTACAAAATGTCATCAATATCATCAAGAGAGGGAAGCATTCCAAGTTCAGGAATCAAGTATGCTATGCAGGGGTGGCAGCTCTAGTTTACTTGATCTGGAAAAGTAGAAATCAGAGTTTTTGGGAAGGGTCAGTTCCAACAGTTAATTCTGTTATGAGTAATTTGAAACGAATTGTAAAAGATAGGATTAAATCAGTCATGTGTAAGAAA TTTGTAGTAGTGTGTGTTCATCTCTGTGTGAGATGGCTAAGCTGTATTGACGTTGGTTGGTAA
- the LOC130469095 gene encoding uncharacterized protein codes for MVSAYTKFLIPFHPLPMQIAQCLNFPELVYQFLDISKTNSTVVVKTDCGPIAYIYVGGPADKVAESCEKAAQKTMRDLMRKYKVTVEDVTSLKRQIFARCGGLFSLKRTEFQRMEQGEPKAALPEELAEVFAASVKQVPVDFISILRAVFRKITVRSTPIEIFEHSPSQFTAWFTVTPPSSPFDYECIFSDQCSTLAAAKQNLAKKVVHYLMAVYSFEVVDANYNPSDSRFGFVLCTLERESYLTLKERVLGIQELLEPSLLLVEQDCITPRASAYRIPSILSVPLPPKKPKAYLAISGPSFIAASKTKLPVFFSVPSELDFVFKRQKNA; via the coding sequence ATGGTTTCAGCATACACCAAGTTCTTGATCCCTTTCCACCCTCTGCCTATGCAGATTGCTCAATGCCTGAACTTCCCTGAGCTAGTCTACCAGTTTCTGGATATCTCTAAAACCAACTCCACTGTGGTAGTTAAGACAGATTGTGGTCCTATTGCATACATTTATGTTGGTGGGCCAGCTGATAAGGTAGCAGAGTCATGTGAGAAGGCAGCACAAAAAACCATGCGTGACCTCATGAGGAAATACAAAGTGACTGTTGAGGATGTCACATCTTTGAAGAGGCAGATCTTTGCTCGCTGTGGTGGGTTGTTTAGTCTAAAGAGGACTGAGTTCCAACGTATGGAGCAAGGGGAGCCAAAGGCTGCTTTGCCTGAGGAATTGGCTGAGGTTTTCGCTGCTAGCGTTAAGCAGGTGCCTGTGGACTTCATATCCATTTTACGCGCTGTGTTCAGGAAAATCACGGTCCGTAGCACTCCTATCGAGATTTTTGAGCATTCACCTTCTCAGTTCACTGCATGGTTCACTGTCACACCGCCATCAAGCCCCTTTGACTATGAGTGCATCTTTAGCGATCAGTGCTCAACTCTTGCAGCTGCTAAACAAAACCTTGCAAAGAAGGTCGTTCACTATCTTATGGCTGTCTATAGTTTCGAAGTGGTTGATGCAAATTACAACCCTTCTGACTCAAGGTTCGGTTTTGTGCTCTGCACTTTAGAAAGAGAGAGTTACTTGACCTTAAAGGAACGTGTTTTGGGAATTCAGGAGTTGCTGGAACCTTCGTTGTTACTTGTGGAGCAGGATTGTATCACTCCTCGGGCTTCGGCGTACCGAATCCCTTCTATTCTGTCTGTCCCGCTCCCCCctaaaaagcccaaagcataCCTCGCTATTTCAGGGCCGTCCTTTATTGCTGCATCAAAGACTAAACTGCCAGTTTTTTTCTCGGTCCCTTCTGAGCTCGACTTTGTCTTCAAGCGGCAGAAAAACGCCTAG